In Aeromicrobium marinum DSM 15272, one genomic interval encodes:
- a CDS encoding phage portal protein, producing MDLSTALDRLNLGVAEIVKKRKGWDRREQYFRGDQDRPYAPVGVNEEYEALLDMSMANFLEIAMRAPIQRIAVDGFTNGKDMKPDKNFWRDVWQSNRMDRQQRKLYEPMMVHDFGVVGVWMNTRDKSRPIVRVENGRRVHLERDPQDPTRFIWAVKTYTERLREPSQLLLPNGAAVVTEREVAWVYDELSWARFYRENGSGMWKFEADGEHPLADVPFVPYCLNDDADGNLHPSIEPLMPQQDAINTIRFNTLLAMQFSAFRQRVFTGYDPVIKDANGQIQWRKNSDGSLALDAQGQPQPLLNTPGRIGVDRALVFPGTETKVFDLAESNLKNYIEVFDAFLTTFFATGHIPPQYQLNKMANLSGDAMSGAESTLQALIADIQQATGESHEQMAILASRAAGADSEDVASEVIWGDGEVRSFAQTVDAVVKLISIGFPRRAAFEMIPGATQVKVDAWMDQAEAEAVDPTFERMARDLRMSDGVDS from the coding sequence ATGGACCTCAGCACCGCCCTCGACCGGCTCAACCTCGGTGTCGCCGAGATCGTGAAGAAGCGGAAGGGCTGGGACCGTCGGGAGCAGTACTTCCGCGGCGACCAGGACCGTCCCTACGCCCCGGTGGGCGTCAACGAGGAGTACGAGGCGCTCCTGGACATGTCGATGGCGAACTTCCTGGAGATCGCGATGCGGGCGCCGATCCAGCGGATCGCGGTCGACGGGTTCACCAACGGCAAGGACATGAAGCCGGACAAGAACTTCTGGCGTGACGTGTGGCAGTCGAACCGGATGGACCGTCAGCAGCGGAAGCTGTACGAGCCGATGATGGTGCACGACTTCGGGGTCGTGGGCGTGTGGATGAACACCCGTGACAAGAGCCGGCCCATCGTGCGGGTGGAGAACGGTCGCCGGGTGCACCTGGAACGGGACCCGCAGGACCCGACCCGGTTCATCTGGGCGGTCAAGACGTACACCGAGCGGCTGCGTGAGCCGTCGCAGCTGCTGCTGCCGAACGGTGCTGCGGTCGTGACCGAGCGTGAAGTCGCGTGGGTGTACGACGAACTGTCCTGGGCTCGGTTCTACCGTGAGAACGGTTCGGGGATGTGGAAGTTCGAAGCCGACGGAGAGCACCCGCTGGCCGATGTCCCGTTCGTGCCGTACTGCCTGAACGATGACGCTGACGGGAACCTGCACCCGTCGATCGAGCCGCTGATGCCGCAGCAGGACGCGATCAACACGATCCGTTTCAACACGCTGCTGGCCATGCAGTTCTCAGCGTTCCGGCAGCGGGTCTTCACCGGCTACGACCCCGTCATCAAGGACGCGAACGGTCAGATCCAGTGGCGCAAGAACAGCGACGGTTCCTTGGCGCTGGACGCGCAAGGCCAGCCGCAGCCGCTGTTGAACACTCCCGGCCGGATCGGGGTGGACCGGGCGTTGGTGTTCCCCGGGACTGAGACGAAGGTCTTCGACCTCGCCGAGTCGAACCTGAAGAACTACATCGAGGTGTTCGACGCGTTCCTGACCACGTTCTTCGCGACCGGTCACATCCCACCGCAGTACCAGTTGAACAAGATGGCGAACCTGTCCGGCGACGCGATGTCCGGGGCGGAGTCGACCCTGCAGGCACTGATCGCGGACATCCAGCAGGCCACCGGCGAGTCGCACGAGCAGATGGCGATCCTCGCTTCACGTGCCGCCGGCGCCGACAGTGAGGACGTCGCGTCGGAGGTCATCTGGGGTGACGGTGAGGTCCGGTCGTTCGCTCAGACTGTCGACGCGGTGGTGAAGCTGATCAGCATCGGGTTCCCGAGGCGTGCGGCGTTCGAGATGATCCCCGGTGCCACGCAGGTCAAGGTCGACGCGTGGATGGACCAGGCTGAGGCGGAGGCAGTCGATCCGACGTTCGAGCGGATGGCGCGCGACCTCAGGATGTCCGATGGCGTCGATTCCTGA
- a CDS encoding HNH endonuclease: protein MTRELIIERAGQCCERCYRYARGGSIHHRRPRGMGGSRRPETNAASNGVLLCDGPAAADGQGGCHRWVENHRTEALELGLLVPQGHNPRTTPVQLHVGLVYLTDDGMYEHEEPT, encoded by the coding sequence ATGACCCGCGAGCTGATCATCGAGCGCGCTGGTCAATGCTGCGAGCGGTGCTACCGGTACGCCCGGGGCGGGTCGATCCACCACCGCCGGCCGCGGGGCATGGGCGGGAGCCGCCGGCCGGAGACGAACGCAGCGTCGAACGGGGTGCTCTTGTGTGATGGCCCGGCTGCCGCTGACGGCCAGGGCGGGTGCCACCGGTGGGTCGAGAACCACCGCACCGAGGCGCTCGAACTCGGCCTCCTCGTCCCCCAGGGCCACAACCCCCGCACCACCCCAGTCCAACTGCACGTCGGCCTGGTCTACCTGACCGACGACGGCATGTACGAGCACGAGGAGCCCACGTGA
- a CDS encoding helix-turn-helix domain-containing protein → MTDRIEAAVPHAARLVCAVAEGDAREAHDVLLSLTVAELHALAVTLAASVDPELPLLVGPQVPPEAGQVGQVVLAVAVALRIPSTDIYSPRKTLDLVDARHIAFWICRALDVPVTAIGRAMHRDHSTVSSGAQRVTRTPALLRRAEQIHADLVGVPSHDDAMTTPDTPEQSPVSRSPSNAHPHVRRSLIRSVHVPAEVLVQESQDTHNDQSVHNLGRTA, encoded by the coding sequence ATGACCGACCGGATCGAAGCCGCAGTGCCCCACGCTGCCCGCCTGGTGTGCGCTGTCGCTGAGGGCGACGCCCGGGAGGCCCACGACGTCCTCCTGTCGCTGACGGTGGCCGAGCTGCACGCCCTCGCGGTGACGCTGGCGGCGTCGGTCGACCCCGAGCTGCCGCTGCTCGTCGGCCCCCAGGTCCCCCCGGAGGCCGGGCAGGTCGGCCAGGTGGTCCTCGCGGTGGCGGTCGCCCTGCGCATCCCGTCGACGGACATCTACTCGCCCCGCAAGACCCTGGACCTGGTCGACGCCCGACACATCGCGTTCTGGATCTGCCGCGCCCTCGACGTACCGGTGACGGCGATCGGCCGGGCCATGCACCGCGACCACTCCACCGTCTCGTCTGGTGCCCAGAGGGTCACCCGCACGCCCGCCCTGCTGCGCCGTGCGGAGCAGATCCACGCCGACCTCGTCGGTGTCCCGTCACACGATGACGCCATGACCACCCCCGACACCCCCGAACAGTCGCCGGTGTCTCGCAGCCCTTCCAACGCCCACCCGCACGTCCGACGGTCTCTCATCAGGTCCGTCCACGTGCCCGCCGAGGTGCTCGTGCAGGAGTCCCAGGACACCCACAACGACCAGTCCGTCCACAACCTCGGAAGGACCGCATGA
- a CDS encoding ParB/RepB/Spo0J family partition protein, which translates to MSRTRQSVTFLPIDAIREHGSNVRDSVGDVTEMAASIREHGILQPLIVTEHPTTAKAFLLLAGHRRRAAAIKAGLDRVPCIIRHDLGTDEREHVAIMLVENAQRRQLTPLERARAIGRLLESGMNQSEVARATGMHASSVNTYALLLELDDDAAEAVEAGDITAADATKAVRAARQARRDRDGTPTRGRPVILDPPHLTKRHPLAATARKACRHTTRPKVGYVACGQCWEHAIRTDERTQS; encoded by the coding sequence GTGAGCAGGACACGCCAGTCCGTCACCTTCCTGCCGATCGACGCGATCCGCGAGCACGGCAGCAACGTCCGCGACAGCGTCGGCGACGTCACCGAGATGGCCGCGTCGATCCGCGAGCACGGGATCCTCCAGCCCCTCATCGTGACCGAGCACCCCACCACCGCGAAGGCGTTCCTGCTCCTCGCCGGCCACCGCCGCCGCGCCGCCGCGATCAAGGCGGGCCTCGACCGGGTGCCGTGCATCATCCGCCACGACCTCGGGACGGACGAGCGGGAGCACGTCGCGATCATGCTCGTCGAGAACGCCCAGCGCCGACAGCTCACACCCCTGGAGCGTGCCCGCGCGATCGGCCGACTCCTCGAGTCCGGGATGAACCAGTCGGAGGTCGCCCGCGCCACCGGCATGCACGCCTCCTCGGTCAACACCTACGCGCTGCTGCTGGAGCTCGACGACGACGCAGCGGAGGCGGTCGAGGCCGGCGACATCACCGCGGCCGACGCCACGAAGGCCGTCCGCGCCGCCCGCCAGGCACGACGTGACCGCGACGGCACCCCAACCCGCGGACGCCCGGTCATCCTCGACCCCCCGCACCTCACCAAACGCCACCCCCTCGCTGCCACGGCCCGCAAGGCCTGCCGCCACACCACCCGGCCGAAGGTCGGCTATGTCGCCTGCGGCCAGTGCTGGGAGCACGCCATCCGCACCGACGAGAGGACCCAGTCGTGA